GGCGGCCTCGCTGGGCTCTTTGGCGAGCGAAGTCTCGGTTCTGTACGGTCTGACGGCGAGCAAGCTTGCGTCGCCTGCGGGCAAGGTGGCTGAGAAGCCTCATGGCAAGTCGTCGGGGGTGGCGGAGGCAATCGCCAAGACGCCATTAACCGATGGCACGGACTCTTCGGATAACTCGGAACAGGCTTACTACAAGTCGATCGATGCGTTTTATTCACTGCGCAGCTCGGCGATGAGCGGCACGGCGACCCGGGCCATCTCCAGTCTGAACGGCCCTGGATATGTCTCTGCCGATCTGCTAGGAGCGGGCAGTCTGGAGCTGGCGTCGTATGTTCCGACGCTGTGGCCGATCATGGGCCCGATCACGAGCAGCTTTGGCCAGCGTGAGGATCCGATCCTGGGCAATGGCGAAGGCGAGTTTCACACCGGCATCGACATCAGTGCTCCCAATGGAATTCCCATCCGTGCGACCGGAGACGGCATCGTGAAGCAGGCAGAGATGTCCAATGGCTACGGGCGCGAGGTCGTGATCGACCACGGGCATGGGGTTGAGACAGTCTATGGGCATATGTCGGGCTTCGCCTGCATCGCGGGGCAGACGGTGGTTCGTGGCCAGGTGATCGGTTATGTGGGCCACAGTGGGCGCACGACGGGCTCGCATCTGCACTACGAGGTTCGCATCAGGAATACGCCGGTGAATCCGCACAAATATCTGCGGACGACGCTGGCGGACCTGGGTACGGAGATAGCGAAGGGGCAGTAGCTCTTAGCGATTTCAAAGAAACGGCAGAGCTGATGCAGGTTGTCGGCTCTGCCGTTTTTTGTGCCCCGAAACCGGTTGATCGAAACAGGGTGAGACCGAGAGGCATGCCAAGGTCCATTCCCGTATTGGGAAAGCTCCTGGGGGCAATCGTGTTGTGCACCATTTGGGTAATACCCACCCCGGTTTGCCGCCGATATATTCACCATGAACACTGAAGTCCTGCAACAGATCGCGTCTGTCAGCCCTGGAAGAAGATCTTAATTCCAATCTGGCTTTTACGAGAGAACGAGACACGCATGATGCAGACCTCAGCGGCTTTTCCCAGGAATATGCAGAGCTTTGATGGATCCATCTCCCTGTCGGAGATCATTTCGGCACTCTCTTACGCGCTTGACCTGACTGAAGGCGCGGTGCATGGACATGCGCTTCGCAGCTGCCTGCTGGGTATGCGCATCGCCGAAGAGGTGAAGCTTCCTTCCGACCAGACCAGCAGCCTCTACTTTGCCCTTCTGCTGAAAGATATCGGTTGCAGTCGCAGCGCCGGCCGCGTAAGTCAGATTCTAGGCGGAGACGATCGCGCGGCCAGGAGGGCGGTGAGTCTCGAAGACTGGAGCAGACCGCACAAACCGAGTCTGTCGACCCTGAAGCTCCTCTGGAGCCAGGTTCTTCCGGACGCAGGTCGCGTTGTCAGGACCGCCAGATCCTTCAAGAACGGAATTACGCGTCACCAGAGTTTCGAGAGGCTATCGCCCCGTTATGACCGGGGAGCCAGCATTTTAAACGAACTCGGCATGGGGTCTATCGCCGCCGAGGCGGTCCGCAGCGTGGACGAACGATGGGACGGGAGCGGCTATCCCGACAGCTTGAAGGGAGAGCAGATTCCCTTGTTGGCCCGCATCTGCGCGATTGCGCAGCATCTGGATATTGTCTCGGCCGCAGCCGGAACGCAGAGCGCGATCGACACGCTCGAAGAGCGCAGCGGAACCTGGTTTGATCCGCAGCTGGTCCGCATCGCACGATCGCTGCACCGTCGGGGGGCGCTCTGGAATCACTGCTCGCCCGCTGATGTAGAGCAGGATACACGGCAGGCTGTTCTGGACCTTGACTCCGGCAAGCGGCACCAGTTGGAGTCGAGCCAGATCGATCGAATCTGCGAGGCGTTTGCGGATGTGGTGGATGCGAAGTCTCACTTTACCTATCGCCACTCTCAAGGGGTTGCGGACGCGGCGTTTGGCATTGCGCAGGCGATGGGACTTGCGGCAGACCGCGCGCAACTGGTTCGCAGAGCGGCTTTGCTGCATGACATCGGCAAGCTGGGAGTCGCCAATGCGATCCTCGACAAAAAGGGTCAGTTGAGCTCGGAAGAGTGGAAGGCAGTGTACGAGCATCCGCGGATTACGCGACGGATTCTAGAGCGGGTTGCACCCTTCCGCGAGATGGCGGTGATCGCAGGCGAGCATCATGAAAAACTTGACGGCTCGGGCTACCCCGATCATCTGAAGGGGCCGGATCTTTCGACTGAGTCACGCATCGTTGCGGTCGCGGATGTGTATGCGGCGCTCTCGGAGGATCGTCCCTACCGAGCGGGTATCGAGCTTGACGAGACGCTGTCGATCATGTCGAAGCTCATTCCGGTACAGCTCGATGCAGACTGCTTCGAGGCCCTGGTCTCAGTGGTTTCAA
The nucleotide sequence above comes from Tunturibacter empetritectus. Encoded proteins:
- a CDS encoding M23 family metallopeptidase, whose protein sequence is MKKRHYLMLVSRDEEGNLSKVPVPLHYAYIFVGAAIIGMFTITGLAGSYSRMLIKTARFNQLRQDHNSLQKDYAHLEKAAHEKDIQAASLGSLASEVSVLYGLTASKLASPAGKVAEKPHGKSSGVAEAIAKTPLTDGTDSSDNSEQAYYKSIDAFYSLRSSAMSGTATRAISSLNGPGYVSADLLGAGSLELASYVPTLWPIMGPITSSFGQREDPILGNGEGEFHTGIDISAPNGIPIRATGDGIVKQAEMSNGYGREVVIDHGHGVETVYGHMSGFACIAGQTVVRGQVIGYVGHSGRTTGSHLHYEVRIRNTPVNPHKYLRTTLADLGTEIAKGQ
- a CDS encoding HD-GYP domain-containing protein, with the protein product MMQTSAAFPRNMQSFDGSISLSEIISALSYALDLTEGAVHGHALRSCLLGMRIAEEVKLPSDQTSSLYFALLLKDIGCSRSAGRVSQILGGDDRAARRAVSLEDWSRPHKPSLSTLKLLWSQVLPDAGRVVRTARSFKNGITRHQSFERLSPRYDRGASILNELGMGSIAAEAVRSVDERWDGSGYPDSLKGEQIPLLARICAIAQHLDIVSAAAGTQSAIDTLEERSGTWFDPQLVRIARSLHRRGALWNHCSPADVEQDTRQAVLDLDSGKRHQLESSQIDRICEAFADVVDAKSHFTYRHSQGVADAAFGIAQAMGLAADRAQLVRRAALLHDIGKLGVANAILDKKGQLSSEEWKAVYEHPRITRRILERVAPFREMAVIAGEHHEKLDGSGYPDHLKGPDLSTESRIVAVADVYAALSEDRPYRAGIELDETLSIMSKLIPVQLDADCFEALVSVVSSKREVASVQAPQVASATLGYSFKNRGFKNAAFESAF